Proteins from one Daphnia pulicaria isolate SC F1-1A chromosome 3, SC_F0-13Bv2, whole genome shotgun sequence genomic window:
- the LOC124328547 gene encoding uncharacterized protein LOC124328547 — MPNTCCVPMCTSGYQRKGIVTEKIAMFSTKDPKMQKKWMKFIPRKNYVVSAKSRVCAHHFSECDIIKGYFLHVGGEKIFQEHKNWRLKPEAIPKIFPNCRSHMTKVESSGRKKKLDDIKEPFSKEIKVSMQPEGKTVTIVTTTVSEKAADNAQDMPPTPTEHIDWETEIGKLTFPSNWSYTKQNDEFHIFKLEKDQQGILEVERYLELCNGIVSYKLKKVVVPQNNELLPSLITSITMLRNVIKVFDEMKVCGGVTVDSKNVLEKLKQVEFNEGYEDNDVWRSYSCKRLLQPPPSKFPNARKFTSCQDCRYFKITLRKKIWNLNQLNSLKSLK; from the exons atgccaaaTACGTGCTGCGTTCCAATGTGCACTTCCGGTTATCAAAGAAAGGGAATTGTTACCGAAAAAATTGCAATGTTCAGTACAAAAGACccgaaaatgcaaaaaaaatggatgaaaTTCATTCCAAGGAAAAATTACGTAGTCAGTGCTAAGTCGCGGGTGTGtgctcatcatttttcagaaTGTGATATAATCAAAGGGTATTTTCTGCATGTtggaggagaaaaaatattccaggaacatAAAAATTGGAGACTTAAACCTGAGGCAAttccaaaaatatttccaa ATTGCCGGTCTCACATGACTAAAGTCGAAAGcagtggaagaaaaaagaaactggatgATATCAAGGAACCTTTCTCTAAGGAAATTAAAGTTAGCATGCAGCCTGAAGGAAAAACAGTTACTATTGTGACAACGACTGTTAGTGAAAAAGCTGCAGATAATGCTCAAGACATGCCACCAACACCTACTGAGCACATTGATTGGGAAACGGAAATTGGCAAACTTACATTTCCAAGTAATTGGTCGTATACCAAGCAAAACGACGAATTTCACATCTTCAAATTAGAGAAAGATCAGCAAGGAATATTAGAAGTTGAGAGATATTTGGAGTTGTGTAACGGAATTGTTTCCTATAAACTGAAAAAAGTGGTAGTCCCACAAAACAATGAACTTTTGCCATCTTTAATAACATCGATTACTATGCTGAGAAATGTTATCAAAGTTTTTGATGAAATGAAAGTTTGTGGTGGAGTTACTGttgattcaaaaaatgtccTCGAGAAATTGAAACAGGTTGAATTTAACGAAGGTTATGAAGACAATGATGTGTGGCGTTCTTACTCTTGTAAGCGTTTACTACAACCTCCACCGTCTAAATTTCCAAACGCAAGAAAGTTCACTTCCTGCCAAGATTGCCGTTATTTCAAAATAACCCTCCGAAAGAAGATTTGGAACCTTAACCaactaaattcattgaaatctCTAAAGTAA
- the LOC124328544 gene encoding uncharacterized protein LOC124328544 isoform X2 — protein MSEIIVQEVRPRLFRINWVFSEAMIKDMGMYKETFQLRGSFSELSYTISCHLSKSPAETLKYKYDITVQESRSDKNSSDVKSPAEMLSYDSSTWSKTVDNPKLTPTYVWVSSTCPRGKESLLLKMADNWQAVKYCKSMQEFLTIWMDFTNATIVENQTASNSFNDISELFFKQHLCDVAFHFSNGKTIGAHVLILSAGSPVFQSMFQSKSGRESQARKVTIEDIGTKVFRQFLIYLYTGKAPKLERESMTQSLYEAAEKYKVVSLQRECVQALLQRQLKIENAIDLLIWSHSKAITKLLDIVMKFVTDNFRELCYKSEWLEVIKNHPELCLLVNQRVAGPAPITIE, from the exons ATGTCAGAGATCATTGTACAGGAAGTGAGACCTCGGTTGTTTCGCATAAATTGGGTGTTTAGTGAAGCTATGATTAAGGACATGGGAATGTACAAGGAGACTTTTCAGTTACGTGGGTCCTTTTCAGAACTAAGTTACACCATCAGTTGCCATCTTTCAAAATCCCCTGCTGAAACATTGAAGTATAAATATGATATAACTGTTCAGGAATCCAGAAGTGACAAAAACTCCAGTGAT GTGAAATCACCAGCAGAAATGTTGTCTTACGATTCATCTACCTGGTCAAAAACAGTAGACAACCCTAAGCTTACCCCAACATATGTTTGGGTAAGTAGTACGTGTCCCAGAGGCAAAGAATCACTGTTGTTGAAGATGGCTGACAACTGGCAAGCTGTGAAATACTGCAAAAGTATGCAAGAATTCCTTACAATTTGGATGGACTTCACAAATGCGACCATTGTTGAAAATCAAACGGCGTCCAACTCATTCAACGATATTTctgaattgtttttcaaacaaCATTTATGCGATGTGGCATTTCATTTCAGCAACGGCAAGACAATCGGTGCTCACGTCCTAATACTTTCGGCCGGTAGCCCCGTGTTTCAGTCAATGTTCCAGTCAAAATCGGGGCGGGAGTCACAGGCGCGCAAAGTGACCATCGAAGACATTGGAACAAAAGTATTTCGCCAGTTCCTCATCTATCTCTACACCGGGAAAGCGCCGAAACTCGAAAGAGAGAGCATGACGCAGTCGCTCTACGAAGCTGCCGAAAAGTATAAAGTCGTGTCGCTTCAACGTGAATGTGTCCAGGCATTGCTGCAGCGACAATTGAAAATCGAAAACGCCATCGACTTGTTGATTTGGTCTCATTCGAAAGCGATCACGAAACTCTTGGATATCGTCATGAAATTTGTAACTGACAATTTTCGTGAGCTTTGTTACAAGTCGGAATGGTTGGAGGTCATCAAAAATCATCCGGAGTTGTGCCTGTTGGTAAACCAACGTGTTGCCGGCCCAGCCCCTATCACAATCGAGTGA
- the LOC124329474 gene encoding ankyrin-1-like codes for MAIKQSNTATAGFLLSKGANPNIADENGFTPLHVAAKYAKDMDIVKLLLNHKDVDVNCLDNSGHSALDCAMRNEHGLGVAIAVKMGNKVGRVSPTALDRAIKDSDVESVSVLLKNGADISELTWVSQKSNALHLASFCAKATDLIDIVLETGEFDINGVDSDGRTPLHYAILGSNAISARRLLEKGADPTIRANDGLTPFHIAAAFSRESNILDLFLANNKEFDIEHRNKSGMTALHTAIKQSNTATAKFLLSKGANPNAADQSGYTPLHVAACYAKDMDIVNLLLNHKDTNVNYLDNQGNNALHYAMDNEHGLAKEIASLLRGKMAAKSEGSRPNEPKKIATLVPDRIEEDSYIETIRFLIENGQDISALTWGEYEGNALHVASLKAKTTELIDVVRETGKFDINGVDSDGNTPLHYAILGSNATSARYLLEKRADPTISDNNGITPFHLAAAFSRETDILVLFLANNKQFDIDHRNQSGMTALHMAIKHSNKVTAEFLLTNGANPNAADRNGLTPLHAAAKYAKDMNIVELLVNHKDVNVNYLDNSGLSALDCTPTNLYGICKQIAKRLREKGEKATDGINQPESIPARLNAITNSNVKTKHILKENRLDNAAWGENGTNALHVAAADAKTTDVIDAILETGTFDINGVDSDGDTP; via the coding sequence ATGGCAATCAAGCAATCCAACACAGCTACAGCGGGATTTCTTTTATCAAAAGGAGCCAACCCCAACATCGCTGATGAAAATGGATTCACTCCACTTCACGTGGCGGCCAAATATGCCAAAGACATGGACATTGTTAAATTACTCCTTAATCACAAAGACGTGGATGTCAACTGTTTAGACAATAGCGGACATAGTGCGCTGGATTGCGCAATGAGAAACGAGCACGGGCTCGGCGTAGCAATTGCAGTCAAAATGGGAAATAAAGTCGGTCGGGTCTCTCCAACTGCCCTAGATCGTGCAATCAAGGATTCGGACGTAGAAAGCGTAAGTGTCCTATTGAAAAATGGAGCAGATATCAGCGAACTGACGTGGGTGAGTCAAAAATCTAATGCACTCCATTTGGCATCATTTTGTGCAAAGGCGACCGATCTGATCGATATCGTTCTGGAAACTGGAGAATTCGACATCAACGGAGTTGACAGCGACGGAAGGACACCGCTCCATTACGCAATACTGGGATCTAATGCAATTAGTGCTCGCCGTCTGCTAGAAAAGGGAGCCGATCCCACCATACGAGCCAACGATGGCCTCACTCCATTTCACATAGCGGCGGCATTTAGTCGAGAATCCAATATTCTCGACTTATTTCTGGCGAATAACAAAGAATTCGATATTGAACACCGAAACAAATCTGGAATGACTGCCCTTCACACAGCAATCAAGCAATCCAACACAGCTAcagcaaaatttcttttatcaaAAGGAGCCAACCCAAACGCTGCTGATCAAAGTGGATATACGCCACTTCACGTGGCGGCCTGTTATGCAAAAGACATGGACATTGTTAACTTACTCCTTAATCACAAAGACACGAATGTCAACTATTTAGACAACCAAGGAAACAATGCGCTACACTACGCAATGGACAACGAGCACGGCCTTGCCAAAGAAATTGCAAGTCTGTTGAGGGGGAAAATGGCCGCGAAGTCGGAAGGAAGTAGGCCTAACGAACCGAAGAAAATTGCGACATTGGTACCAGATCGCATCGAAGAAGATTCGTACATAGAAACAATTCGCTTCTTGATAGAAAACGGACAAGATATTAGCGCGTTGACATGGGGAGAATACGAAGGGAATGCGCTTCATGTGGCATCACTTAAAGCAAAGACGACGGAGCTCATCGACGTCGTTCGGGAAACTGGAAAATTCGACATCAACGGGGTTGACAGCGACGGAAACACACCTCTCCATTACGCAATACTGGGATCTAATGCAACAAGTGCTCGCTACCTGCTGGAAAAGAGAGCCGATCCCACCATAAGTGACAATAATGGCATCACTCCATTTCATCTGGCAGCGGCATTTAGTCGAGAAACCGACATTCTCGTATTATTTCTGGCGAATAACAAACAATTTGATATTGACCACCGAAATCAATCTGGGATGACTGCGCTCCACATGGCAATCAAGCATTCCAACAAAGTTACAGCAGAATTTCTTTTAACAAATGGAGCCAACCCAAACGCTGCTGATCGAAATGGACTCACCCCACTTCACGCAGCGGCCAAATATGCCAAAGACATGAATATCGTCGAGTTACTTGTAAATCACAAAGACGTGAATGTCAATTATTTGGACAATAGCGGACTTAGTGCGCTGGATTGCACACCAACCAACTTGTATGGGATCTGTAAACAAATAGCCAAGCGGTTgagagaaaaaggcgaaaaGGCAACAGATGGTATCAACCAACCGGAGAGCATTCCGGCGAGGTTAAACGCAATCACAAATTCAAACGTGAAAACGAAGCATATCCTGAAAGAGAACAGATTAGATAATGCGGCATGGGGAGAAAACGGGACGAACGCACTTCACGTGGCGGCAGCTGATGCAAAGACGACGGACGTCATCGACGCCATTCTGGAAACGGGAACATTCGACATAAACGGAGTTGACAGCGATGGAGACACTCCG
- the LOC124328544 gene encoding TD and POZ domain-containing protein 4-like isoform X1, with the protein MSEIIVQEVRPRLFRINWVFSEAMIKDMGMYKETFQLRGSFSELSYTISCHLSKSPAETLKYKYDITVQESRSDKNSSDQVKSPAEMLSYDSSTWSKTVDNPKLTPTYVWVSSTCPRGKESLLLKMADNWQAVKYCKSMQEFLTIWMDFTNATIVENQTASNSFNDISELFFKQHLCDVAFHFSNGKTIGAHVLILSAGSPVFQSMFQSKSGRESQARKVTIEDIGTKVFRQFLIYLYTGKAPKLERESMTQSLYEAAEKYKVVSLQRECVQALLQRQLKIENAIDLLIWSHSKAITKLLDIVMKFVTDNFRELCYKSEWLEVIKNHPELCLLVNQRVAGPAPITIE; encoded by the exons ATGTCAGAGATCATTGTACAGGAAGTGAGACCTCGGTTGTTTCGCATAAATTGGGTGTTTAGTGAAGCTATGATTAAGGACATGGGAATGTACAAGGAGACTTTTCAGTTACGTGGGTCCTTTTCAGAACTAAGTTACACCATCAGTTGCCATCTTTCAAAATCCCCTGCTGAAACATTGAAGTATAAATATGATATAACTGTTCAGGAATCCAGAAGTGACAAAAACTCCAGTGAT CAGGTGAAATCACCAGCAGAAATGTTGTCTTACGATTCATCTACCTGGTCAAAAACAGTAGACAACCCTAAGCTTACCCCAACATATGTTTGGGTAAGTAGTACGTGTCCCAGAGGCAAAGAATCACTGTTGTTGAAGATGGCTGACAACTGGCAAGCTGTGAAATACTGCAAAAGTATGCAAGAATTCCTTACAATTTGGATGGACTTCACAAATGCGACCATTGTTGAAAATCAAACGGCGTCCAACTCATTCAACGATATTTctgaattgtttttcaaacaaCATTTATGCGATGTGGCATTTCATTTCAGCAACGGCAAGACAATCGGTGCTCACGTCCTAATACTTTCGGCCGGTAGCCCCGTGTTTCAGTCAATGTTCCAGTCAAAATCGGGGCGGGAGTCACAGGCGCGCAAAGTGACCATCGAAGACATTGGAACAAAAGTATTTCGCCAGTTCCTCATCTATCTCTACACCGGGAAAGCGCCGAAACTCGAAAGAGAGAGCATGACGCAGTCGCTCTACGAAGCTGCCGAAAAGTATAAAGTCGTGTCGCTTCAACGTGAATGTGTCCAGGCATTGCTGCAGCGACAATTGAAAATCGAAAACGCCATCGACTTGTTGATTTGGTCTCATTCGAAAGCGATCACGAAACTCTTGGATATCGTCATGAAATTTGTAACTGACAATTTTCGTGAGCTTTGTTACAAGTCGGAATGGTTGGAGGTCATCAAAAATCATCCGGAGTTGTGCCTGTTGGTAAACCAACGTGTTGCCGGCCCAGCCCCTATCACAATCGAGTGA
- the LOC124328512 gene encoding T-complex protein 1 subunit theta-like, with amino-acid sequence MAMHVPKPPGFQQMMKEGSRMFQGLEEAVIRNISACKQLAETVQTAYGPIGMNKMVINHLGKLFVTNDAATIIRELDVEHPAAKMMILGSQMQEQEVGDGTNFVIILAGALLEQAEALIRMGLTPNEIAEGYEKALEKALEILPNLVCQTVENVQDSDVITKAITAAIMSKQYGNESFLTPLITEACVSILPDKKTTFNVDNVRVSKILGGSLYQSQVVQGMVFKRQVEGDITRAEKAKIAVYTCPIDSVQTETKGTVLIQSSKELIDFSRGEENMLEKEIAAIAASGVKVIVSGGKIGDLCLHYLNKYGIMGVRLQSKFDLRRLCKAINATALPRLTPPSAEEVGYADHIYTDEFGDTAVVIFRQDEKESRIATIIVRGATDNFLDDIERAIDDGINNFKVLSRDGRLVPGAGAVEVELARQINQFAEKCPGLDQYAIQRFAQALETFPRILSDNAGLKTTETVAALLAAHQEGKATTGICVDDQGGLIDAVESGVVDLFAAKYWGMKYATAAACTVLRVDQIIMAKRAGGPKARDAGAQDADDD; translated from the exons ATGGCGATGCACGTACCTAAACCACCCGGTTTCCAGCAAATGATGAAAGAGGGCTCGCGG ATGTTTCAAGGTCTAGAAGAGGCTGTCATCAGGAACATCAGTGCTTGTAAGCAGCTAGCAGAAACTGTGCAAACAGCTTATGGTCCCATTGGCATGAACAAAATGGTTATCAATCACTTGGGAAAACTCTTTGTTACAAATGATGCAGCCACAATCATTAGGGAGCTTGAC GTGGAACACCCTGCTGCCAAGATGATGATTCTTGGTTCTCAAATGCAAGAACAAGAAGTTGGTGATGGAACAAATTTTGTCATCATCTTGGCTGGTGCCCTGCTGGAACAGGCTGAAGCTCTTATTCGCATGGGTCTGACTCCAAATGAAATCGCTGAAGGCTATGAGAAAGCTTTAGAAAAGGCCTTAGAAATTTTGCCTAATTTGGTGTGCCAGACTGTTGAGAATGTTCAAGATTCGGATGTCATTACAAAAGCCATTACAGCCGCTATCATGTCCAAGCAATATGGTAACGAGTCTTTCCTGACTCCGCTCATCACTGAAGCTTGTG TTTCAATCCTGCCGGACAAGAAAACGACATTCAACGTTGACAACGTGAGGGTTTCCAAAATCCTTGGTGGAAGCTTGTATCAATCGCAAGTCGTACAGGGAATGGTTTTCAAGCGTCAAGTAGAAGGAGACATTACTCGAGCTGAGAAAGCCAAAATTGCCGTCTACACTTGCCCCATCGACTCTGTCCAGACTGAGACCAAAGGAACAGTTTTGATCCAATCTTCCAAGGAGTTGATTGATTTCTCTCGTGGCGAGGAGAATatgctggaaaaagaaatcgcTGCCATCGCAGCATCTGGCGTTAAAGTCATCGTCTCCGGTGGCAAGATTGGTGATCTCTGTCTGCATTACCTCAACAAATACGGTATTATGGGTGTCCGCCTTCAGTCCAAATTTGATCTTCGTCGACTATGCAAAGCCATCAACGCGACTGCCCTTCCACGTTTg ACCCCTCCATCGGCCGAGGAAGTTGGTTACGCTGATCATATCTACACTGATGAGTTTGGAGACACCGCAGTCGTCATCTTCCGTCAAGACGAGAAAGAGTCTCGCATCGCCACCATTATTGTTCGTGGTGCTACCGACAACTTCCTCGACGACATTGAGCGAGCGATTGATGATGGAATCAACAACTTCAAGGTCTTGTCTAGAGACGGTCGACTTGTACCTGGAGCTGGAGCGGTGGAAGTTGAACTAGCCAGGCAAATTAACCAGTTTGCCGAAAAATGCCCTGGATTGGACCAGTACGCCATCCAAAGGTTCGCACAAGCTTTGGAGACTTTCCCACGCATCTTATCCGATAACGCGGGACTCAAGACGACCGAGACAGTGGCCGCTTTGTTGGCTGCCCATCAGGAAGGCAAAGCTACTACTGGCATCTGTGTCGAC GATCAAGGCGGTTTGATTGATGCTGTTGAATCCGGTGTAGTCGACCTGTTTGCGGCTAAATATTGGGGCATGAAGTACGCCACTGCGGCAGCTTGCACTGTTCTTCGTGTCGATCAAATCATCATGGCGAAGAGAGCAGGTGGTCCGAAAGCACGTGATGCTGGTGCACAAGACGCCGATGATGATTAA
- the LOC124328584 gene encoding ankyrin-1-like — protein sequence MGSNSARNAPHLIRLGADPNFANKTRVTPLHLAAKNEETTELIDIILETGQCNINTAEAIVAVNPVDNDGRTPLHYAIKRPDPVTINARRLIKMGADPNIADKNGVTPLHMAARNAESMDLIELLLNTEAVDVNCVDNQGRIPLACARDNKHGLGQRIIARLKESGAKE from the exons ATGGGATCTAATTCTGCAAGAAATGCCCCTCACTTGATTCGATTGGGAGCCGATCCCAACTTTGCCAATAAAACCAGAGTCACTCCACTACATTTGGCGGCCAAAAATGAAGAGACGACGGAACTCATCGACATCATTCTGGAAACTGGACAATGCAACATCAACACAGCCGAG GCTATCGTGGCTGTGAACCCAGTTGACAACGACGGAAGGACACCACTCCATTACGCAATAAAGAGACCCGACCCGGTTACAATCAATGCTCGTCGTCTAATTAAAATGGGAGCCGACCCTAACATCGCTGACAAGAACGGAGTCACCCCTCTGCACATGGCGGCGAGAAACGCAGAATCGATGGACCTCATCGAACTACTCCTCAATACTGAAGCAGTGGACGTCAATTGTGTCGACAATCAAGGACGCATTCCTCTCGCATGTGCTAGGGACAACAAACACGGACTAGGCCAGAGGATTATCGCCCGACTGAAGGAATCTGGCGCAAAAGAATA A